The genome window tagtggagaaggtgggaagtttaagttcctcagcatacacatcacagacaagctgaaatggtccacccatacagacagcgcagtgaagaaggtgcaatggcgcctcttcaacctcaggaggctgaagaaatttggcttgtaaccgaaaacactcacaaacttttacagatgcacaatcgagagcatcctgtcgggctgtatcaccgcctggtacggcaactgctccgcccacaaccgtaaggctttccagagggtagtgcggtctgcacaacgcatcaccgggggcaaactacctgtcctccaggacacctacaccacccgatgtcacaggaaggacaaaaagatcatcaaggacaacaaccacccaagccagtgcctgttcaccccgctatcatccagaaggcgaggtcagtacaggtgcatcaaagctgggaccgagagactgaaaaagagCTTATATCTcatggccatcagactgataaacagccatcactaacacagagacgcTGGTGCCTACATGCAgatttgaaatcattggccactttaataactggATCACTATTCACTTTAATATTGTGTATttctgtgtattaggtagttgtttcgGAATTGtgagattacatgttagatattgctgcactgtcagaactagaagcacaagcatttcgctgcattCGCAATAAAATCAGCTAACAATGTGTATGTgtccaataaaattgtatttaattTCATTTGATCTACCCCTATTACTCCAACCATCACACACCCCTACCTACCTCCTATACCTGCACCTCCAACCCAACCATCACACCCCCTTACCTACCCCCCATAACCTCCAACCAACCATCACACCCCTTTACCTACcccctatacctccacctccaACCCAACCATCACACACCCTACCTAGcccctatacctccacctccaccccaaacatcacaccccctacctaccccctatacctccacctccaccccaaaCATCACATGCCCTTACCTACcccctatacctccacctccaccccaacCATCACACCCCTTTACCTACcccctatacctccacctccaACCCAACCATCACACACCCCTACCTAGcccctatacctccacctccaccccaaacatcacaccccctacctacccctatacctccacctccaccccaaaCATCACATGCCCTTACCTACcccctatacctccacctccaccccaacCATCACACCCCCTTACCTACCCCCTATATCTTCACCTCCACCCCAAACATCACATCCCCTTACCTACCCTCCATATCTCCACCTCCAAccctaccatcacacctccttacCTAACCACGatacctccatctcctccccaACCACCACATCCCCTTACCTACCCCCTATACCCCCACCCCAACCATCACCCCCCACCtaccctctatacctccaccccaaCCACCCTCCCCACATACCCCTTACAGCTCCacacccacctacctaccccCTATACCTCCAGCCCAACCATCACACTCCCTTACCTATCTCCTATACCTCCACCCCAACCATCACACCCACCTACCTTGCCCTCATACCTCCTCCCCAACCATCACACCCCCTACCTACCCCCTATACCTCCACCCCAACCATCACACCCCCAGCTACCCGTTATACCTCCACCCCAAACATCACACCCTCGACCTTCCCTATACCTCCACACCAACCCCCCAACTACCCTCATACTTCCACCCCAACCATCACACCCCCTACCTTCCCCCTATACCTCCACAACAACCCCCCAACTACCCTCATACCTCCTCCCCAACCATCACATCCCATACCTATCTCTGTCCTCCACCCCAACCATCACACCCCCTACCTACCCGTTATACCTCCACCCCAACCATCACACCCTCGACCTAACCCCTATACATCCACACCAACCCCCCCAATTACCCTCATACTTCCATCCCAACCATCACACCCCCTACCTACCCGTTATACCTCCACCCCATCCATCACACCCTCGACCTAACCCCTATACATCCACACCAACCCCCCCAATTACCCTCATACTTCCATcccaaccatcacacctcctaccTACCCGTTATACCTCCACCCCCACCATCACACCCTCAACCTACCCCTATACCTCCACACCAATCCCCCCAACTACCCTCATACCTCCTCCCCACGCATCACATCCCCTACCTATTCCTtattcctctaccctcaaccattaCACACACCATCGTCTCAAACAGGAAAGCCACACTAGCTCGCCATCAATCAGTTACCATAACCATGACACGCCAAAACCTTGAAGTCAATACCATAACCATGACACGCCAAAACCTTGAAGTCAATAGAACACAGTCTTTTTTTCAGAGCGGTGTAGTTCACGGGCCGATCTCTTGATGTGCGGCTGGATGGCCCAAGTCACTGTAATGTCCTCAACTACCTCTGACCTCAAGGTTATGCATGGGACACGTTCAACAGTAGCCTCACACATCTCCATTGAAATTAGCTTCATGGCCTGCTGCAAACACAAAATAGGCGCCACAACAGTAATGTTTTGAACTACTCCCACCCACTACTAATAGCATCCTCTCAATAAGGAAAGATATCCCCACTCAATACATACTGCACATAGTACAATCTGTGCCCTAACACAGGACAGTAACAGTGGACTTCCATGGTGCAAGCAGCCCCTGTTTTTATCTGTCTGTGCGTGTCATCAGCCCATGTCCCCCCATGATGACGCTCCAGCTCCAGTTCCAGCCCTGTTTGTGGTGAGAGAGATCGTCCTCAGAAGTGCAGCTGGTGGCACAAAGGCAGTGATGTGGGGATGTGACACCTCATGTCTCGGTACACAGGACTCAGGGGGGACACGGGTGGCAGGCGTGTCAGGCCCACTTGCTGATaaagctctctccctctctattttcctctccctcgctcctctacctctctcctgtctGCCTGATCCTCTGTGAAAGGCttacaaaaggagagagagaggaagggagggagaaaaggagtgaaggagagggagggagagagattaagACCAGAGCGAGAGTGACATTCCATCAACTCACTTTCACATCCCCTCCACAGTTGTGTCTATCAGCTGTCCATGCTGTTAATGTCCTTGACACACAACCAGCCATGCCACACACACTGGTGTGTACATCGGATGCACAGACATTGGCACAAACTCACACGTGCACATGCACAAGAACACACTCCCCCCAATGCGCTCACCCACTGCCTGCCACCCGTCCCCCAGATGGAAACAGCAAAAATGCATAATTCAAATCTTTTtttgaattatatatttttttacctttatttaactaggcaagtcagttactaactcattcttatttacaatggcggcctaccaaaaggcaaaaggcctccagcGGGGACGGGGGTCTGggatttaaaattaaaataaatacaacataaatataggtCAAAACATACATCACTATAAGAGAGacgttgtttcctaccctcaccacctgggggcggcccgtcagaaagtccaggacccagttgcacagggcggggtcgggacccagggtctcgagcttaatgacgagtttggagggtactatggtgtcaAATGCTGAGCTTTTGTCTATTAACCTCTTTgggatagagggcagtattttgacgtacagatgaaaagcatgcccaaagtaaactgcctgctactcagacccagaagctaggatatgcatataattggtagatttggatagaacactctaaagtttctaaaactgttaaaataatgtctgtgagtataacagaactgaaatggcaggcgaaaccccgaggacaaaccatcccccccaaaaaaagattcagccttccactgatttcaatggctagCATTTTTATTATTAGGCTAAACCCTCccaaattgcagttcctagggcttccactagatgtcaacagtctttagaaagagtttcaggctggtttaacttgttatggatagggggcagtattttcacggccggataaaaaacgtacccgatttaatctgattattactcctgcccagaaactagaatttgCATATAATTtgcactccaaagtttctaaaactgtttgaaacttggtgggtgtcaaaatagctagccatgatggccgggctatctactcagaatattgcaaaatgtgctttcaccgaaaagctattttaaaatcggacaccgcgattgcataaaggagttctgtatctataattcttaaaataattgttatgtttttgtgaacgtttatcgtgagtaatttagtaaattcaccagaagtgttcggtgggaatgctagttctgaacgtcacatgctaatgtaaaaagctggtttttgatataaatatgaacttgattgaacaaaacatgcatgtattgtataacataatgtcctaggttagtgctgcatttagctgtggttttgttttttgtgacattatatgctagcttgaaaaatgggtgtctgattatttctggctgggtactctgctgacataatctaatgtttttctttcgctgtaaagcctttttgaaatcggacagtgtggttagataaaggcgagtcttgtctttaaaatggtgtaaaatagtcatatgtttgaaaaattgaagttttgggattttcgaggagtttgtatttcacgccacgcccgtcattggatattggagcaggtgttccgctagcggaatgtctagatgtaagaggttaactcttTAGGGAaagggggcagcattgggaagtttggatgaaaagcgtgcccagagtaaactgcctgttactcaggcccagaagctagaatatgcatagtagatttggatagaaaacactctaaaatttccaaaactgttaaaataatgtctgtgagtataacagaactcatatggcaggcgaaaacctgagaaaaatccaaccaggaagtgggaattctgaggtttgtagttttcaagtgaatatccagtgtctgtggtgtcagattgcacttcctaaagcttccacttgatgtcaacagtctttagaagttgtttcaggcttctattgtgaaaggggagcgaataagagcactctaagcagatggcccaggtgaaagcctttagtttagtcacgcgCGCGGCCATGACAGCGAGCTctgttccctttcctttctaatgaaaacagtattgtccggttgaaacattattgaatatttatgataaaaacaccctaaggattgattagaaacaacgtttgacatgtttcttcgaactcaaatggaacttttttgactttttgtctagACTTTGTGCCCacgctttgtgcatttggattactggactaaatgCGCGAACAAAAAAGAGGTATTTGGaaataaagatgaactt of Salmo salar chromosome ssa01, Ssal_v3.1, whole genome shotgun sequence contains these proteins:
- the LOC123727866 gene encoding extensin-like — protein: MPLPTPYTSTSTPTITPPYLPPISSPPPQTSHPLTYPPYLHLQPYHHTSLPNHDTSISSPTTTSPYLPPIPPPQPSPPTYPLYLHPNHPPHIPLTAPHPPTYPLYLQPNHHTPLPISYTSTPTITPTYLALIPPPQPSHPLPTPYTSTPTITPPATRYTSTPNITPSTFPIPPHQPPNYPHTSTPTITPPTFPLYLHNNPPTTLIPPPQPSHPIPISVLHPNHHTPYLPVIPPPQPSHPRPNPYTSTPTPPITLILPSQPSHPLPTRYTSTPSITPST